A single genomic interval of Aureliella helgolandensis harbors:
- the tssE gene encoding type VI secretion system baseplate subunit TssE codes for MSRIRPDQFLLPSVYDRLLDDAPESQTEAPHSRAQLLRELKASVRRDLENLLNTRISLYAIPDDLPELKTSVLNYGIPDFTGLSMGSRAQREKLRGLVEDAVRRFETRFIEVRVEMVTSGDGENVRDRAIKFRIDGILYAEPSPEPVSFDSQLRPQLGDFEVRASVG; via the coding sequence ATGAGTAGGATTCGACCTGATCAATTCCTACTCCCATCGGTCTACGACCGACTCCTCGACGACGCTCCAGAGAGTCAAACGGAAGCTCCCCATAGCCGCGCCCAACTGCTGCGTGAGCTCAAAGCCTCAGTGCGACGTGATCTGGAAAATCTGCTCAACACTCGCATCAGCCTCTACGCCATTCCCGACGATCTACCTGAGTTGAAGACGTCGGTCCTCAACTACGGCATTCCAGACTTCACGGGATTATCGATGGGAAGTCGTGCACAGCGCGAGAAGCTGCGGGGGCTAGTCGAAGATGCCGTCCGTCGCTTTGAGACTCGGTTTATCGAGGTGCGAGTCGAAATGGTCACGTCGGGTGATGGCGAGAATGTTCGAGACCGAGCGATCAAGTTTCGAATTGACGGAATCCTCTACGCCGAACCCTCTCCAGAACCGGTATCCTTCGACTCTCAGTTACGACCTCAACTTGGTGATTTTGAAGTGCGAGCCTCGGTAGGATGA
- the tssF gene encoding type VI secretion system baseplate subunit TssF codes for MIDKLLDYYQRELNFLRELGSEFAEQHPKIAGRLRLDADSIEDPHVSRFVEASALLAARTRLKIDDEFPDICQAILQTLYPHYLSPTPPACIVQLAINDKTYEGLNGHQVKRGARLETEPVDGEPCRFQTCFDTRLWPMEVEQVDYLVPPLPFHTSPWNRDVQAAIRVRFSALSPKTDLTKLNINDLNLFLGGSAACSNALVEALFGNVLGVALSDGADRWEWLPTACAAPIGYHDHESLLPHTPRSLTAYRILSEFFAMNAKFRFVNVNFQNRWQQAVSAERGELIFFLKRMHPVLQRELDRDALRTECTPAVNLFFKRAEPIRTTENQVEYRVIPNARGPAAAEIYSIDRVTAISANGIEREFLPFFQPQHPPSSTHPQRYWYAKRVQSIGKTSDTDRGSELYLSVVDLHGEACMDDGWSIDVETTCLNRDRVARLPFGGGHPRLVLTEGGASIRASCITPPTPTLRAIDREDLHWRLVSHLSLNHLVLTNGTDGAEALREILRLYDAEDSPESRKVIESVLQVQYRRGTARVPGGPAPGFCRGIDVEISLDAERLGGTGVYLFANVLERFMGLFATLNSFTRTTVRVRGSELPLIVGQARAGSQTLI; via the coding sequence ATGATAGATAAATTACTCGACTACTACCAAAGAGAACTCAATTTTCTTCGCGAGCTGGGAAGTGAGTTCGCTGAGCAACATCCCAAGATTGCTGGACGCCTGCGGCTCGATGCAGATTCGATTGAAGATCCGCACGTCTCGCGTTTTGTTGAGGCCTCAGCACTTCTCGCGGCTCGCACACGACTGAAAATTGATGATGAGTTTCCTGACATTTGTCAGGCCATCCTGCAAACGCTCTACCCCCACTACCTCAGTCCCACCCCTCCCGCATGCATTGTTCAGCTGGCGATCAATGACAAGACGTACGAGGGTCTCAATGGGCATCAAGTTAAGCGTGGTGCGCGTCTGGAAACAGAGCCGGTCGACGGCGAACCATGCCGCTTCCAAACCTGCTTTGATACCCGCTTGTGGCCCATGGAGGTTGAGCAGGTCGATTACTTAGTACCGCCGCTCCCATTCCACACCTCTCCATGGAACCGGGATGTCCAGGCGGCCATTCGAGTGCGATTCTCTGCGTTGTCTCCCAAAACGGACCTTACAAAACTCAACATCAACGATCTGAATCTCTTCCTCGGTGGCTCGGCCGCTTGCTCCAATGCACTGGTGGAAGCTCTGTTTGGCAACGTCTTGGGAGTCGCCCTGTCCGATGGTGCAGACCGCTGGGAATGGCTTCCCACCGCCTGTGCGGCGCCGATCGGCTACCACGATCATGAGAGCTTGCTGCCACACACCCCGCGGAGCCTCACCGCCTACCGGATCTTGTCGGAATTCTTCGCCATGAACGCCAAGTTCCGTTTTGTGAACGTCAACTTCCAAAATCGCTGGCAACAGGCAGTTTCGGCCGAGCGAGGCGAATTGATCTTCTTTCTCAAACGCATGCATCCGGTCTTGCAACGCGAGCTGGATCGAGATGCCTTGCGGACCGAATGCACACCGGCGGTGAACCTGTTTTTCAAGCGAGCGGAACCCATTCGCACCACGGAAAATCAGGTTGAATACCGCGTTATCCCCAATGCCCGTGGCCCAGCCGCAGCCGAAATCTACTCCATCGATCGCGTGACCGCAATTTCCGCCAACGGGATTGAGCGCGAGTTCCTCCCCTTCTTCCAACCCCAACACCCGCCTAGCAGCACGCATCCTCAGCGTTACTGGTACGCCAAGCGGGTGCAGTCCATTGGAAAAACCTCCGACACAGACCGCGGCAGCGAGCTCTATCTCTCGGTAGTGGATCTCCACGGAGAGGCCTGCATGGATGATGGCTGGTCGATCGACGTGGAGACGACATGCTTGAATCGTGATCGCGTTGCACGTTTGCCCTTCGGTGGCGGACACCCTCGACTCGTACTGACCGAAGGCGGAGCTTCGATCAGAGCTTCGTGCATTACGCCCCCCACACCAACTCTACGCGCAATCGATCGAGAGGACCTCCACTGGCGGCTCGTCTCGCACCTCTCCTTAAATCATTTAGTGCTCACCAACGGAACCGATGGGGCCGAAGCACTTCGCGAGATACTGCGTCTTTACGATGCCGAGGATAGCCCCGAATCACGCAAGGTGATCGAATCGGTGTTGCAAGTCCAATACCGTCGGGGCACCGCTCGCGTACCAGGCGGTCCGGCGCCCGGATTTTGCCGCGGTATCGACGTAGAAATTTCCTTAGATGCGGAGCGTCTTGGTGGCACGGGCGTCTATTTGTTCGCCAATGTGCTAGAGCGTTTCATGGGGCTCTTCGCCACGCTCAATTCCTTTACCCGCACCACGGTGCGGGTGCGGGGAAGCGAGCTGCCGTTGATCGTTGGCCAAGCTCGCGCAGGTAGTCAAACCCTCATATAA
- the tssG gene encoding type VI secretion system baseplate subunit TssG, which yields MDSEPDASSPAASHSDPPSALPVRSVSFFAALRKIQSEQAALIGRDTRPAHEPVRLRSEPSVAFPSTELAKATTSASGQVVLDVSFLGLFGPSGTLPQHYTQTIIDRGRQKDYALRDFLNLFNHRWISFFYRAWEKHDFPSAFQTSRSLKQEDPITKILSSLVGFGTSGLRDRTQLDDSSLLYYAGLLADTRARQTSLTNMIADWFKVSVEVLQFQGQWIHISVPDQTRMQAGQLGVNSNNRLGFDTVAGQRVWNVENRLRLKIGPLNVEEFRRFSPMGDRLAALHALARTYLGPQMEFDIQVVLQRQSVPPIRLGSSPNPSHLGWNTWLGNWPFARDAQDAIFELEDTASLSSG from the coding sequence ATGGATTCCGAACCCGACGCTTCGTCTCCCGCTGCATCGCACAGCGATCCACCTTCCGCACTACCGGTGCGGTCCGTCTCCTTTTTCGCAGCGCTCCGCAAGATCCAGTCCGAACAAGCTGCGTTGATTGGTCGGGACACTCGTCCCGCACACGAACCGGTGCGGCTACGCAGTGAACCATCGGTCGCCTTTCCCTCCACCGAATTGGCCAAGGCGACCACTTCCGCCAGTGGCCAAGTCGTTTTGGATGTGTCGTTTCTAGGCCTCTTCGGTCCATCCGGGACTCTCCCTCAACACTACACCCAGACCATCATCGATCGCGGGCGCCAGAAAGATTACGCGCTGCGAGACTTTCTGAACTTATTCAACCATCGCTGGATTTCGTTTTTCTATCGAGCTTGGGAAAAACACGACTTCCCCTCCGCTTTCCAAACATCCCGCAGTTTGAAGCAAGAGGACCCCATCACCAAAATACTTTCCTCGCTGGTTGGATTTGGCACCAGCGGTCTGCGCGATCGCACACAGCTCGACGATTCATCGCTGCTGTACTATGCGGGGCTGCTCGCCGATACGCGTGCCCGTCAAACGTCCCTGACAAACATGATTGCCGATTGGTTTAAAGTCTCCGTTGAGGTGTTGCAGTTTCAAGGACAATGGATCCACATTTCCGTTCCCGACCAAACTCGCATGCAGGCGGGGCAATTGGGTGTTAATAGCAATAACCGACTGGGGTTTGATACGGTGGCTGGACAACGGGTGTGGAACGTGGAAAACCGCCTCCGTCTAAAAATCGGTCCGCTGAACGTCGAGGAATTTAGGCGTTTCTCTCCGATGGGCGATCGTCTAGCGGCATTGCATGCTCTGGCTAGGACCTATTTGGGTCCTCAGATGGAGTTTGATATTCAAGTAGTGCTTCAACGTCAATCAGTGCCGCCCATACGCCTGGGCAGCTCGCCAAACCCTAGTCACCTAGGCTGGAACACTTGGCTCGGAAACTGGCCTTTCGCTCGTGACGCTCAAGACGCCATCTTCGAATTGGAGGACACTGCCTCGTTATCATCCGGTTAG